AATGTGTGCTGCTGCATTAAAACAGCTTCACATAAAAGCCGTGTATTTTGGATGCGGCAACGATAGGTTTGGCGGATGTGGAAGCGTATTTTCCATTAACAAGGAGTATGTGAATTTATCAGTTCGTTTTTGCTTACGATTTATGACAGCCAATCTATTGATCCGAGCTATCCAGTTTATCCAGGGTTATTTTACTCTGAAGCTGTGATGTTAATGCGCGAATTTTACGTTcaagaaaatgtaaaagCACCAGTGCCACAAAGTAAAAAACAACGAGTATTGAAGCGCGAAGTTAAAAGTTTGGATTTATCTCGtttcaaataattatatTAGAAGTCTAATTTTCTGTGGTTTCAGGTAGGGTTATAATAAAGGTTCTTAGGTCGATGCGTCAGTATCAATCATGTTGGTTGAATATGTTGAATAATATTtactgttttttatatatttctaTATCAGAATAAATTGTAGTGTAATATTTGATGAGAAATCACAAATCCacctaatttttttcaatatacaaaataaaGCAAGATGTTTTAAAGAATCAGAAAACTATAATTTGCAAGAATAATGGAAATTTATTATCCAAGTAATATTAGGCTAATCattttacttattttacTTCTTCTTAGAGACACCAACGGTCTTACCGCGACGTCCAGTAGTCTTAGTGTGTTGACCACGAACACGAAGGTCGAGAGCGTGACGAAGACCACGGTGGGTTTGGATCTTCTTAAGGCGCTCAAGATCCTCACGAAGCTTACTGTCAACATTGTTGGCAAGTAATTGGAATGACTTGCCATCGTTGATATCCTTTTGACGGTTAAGGAACCAAGAAGGAATCTTGAACTGGGAAGGGTTTTGAATAATGGTAACAATACGCTCCAACTCTTCAGTGGTAAGCTCACCAGCACGCTTAGACATGTCAATATCGGCCTTCTTGCAAACAATGTTGGCATAACGGCGACCAACACCCTTGATTTGGGTCATGGCAAACATGACCTTTACCTTGCCATCAACGTTAGTGTTGAGGAGACGGAGAATGTGTTGAAACTATAATGTTAATATCACATCAGAGGAAAAcgaattattttaataatttcaCACTTGAGTATCTTTGCCCAAAAAAGCTGCTataaaaatgcaatttAAACGCAATAATAATAGGGAAAGGTGTTGAAACagaaattataatatttactTACATTATCAGGAACAACGAGAGACATTTTCCGGAAGCTGCTGGTAAGTACAAAAGTATATCAACTAGAACAAGCCCAAACACTGAAGCACTCTCAAAAAGCAGTCACCGTGGTATAtatattacaataaaaGAGTATCATAatataattataaataattgaTTATTACGAGCAATAGCGAAGTAAACAAGTTAATGTCTGGAAGTAATACTTCTTTTCGAACAATAACTCTGCTTTGTTCGGAAAGACCATGTCACGCCTTTTACGAACTTTGGTTTGGTATTCTAcaaagtttatttttaaataaactCTTAGTTTGATACTCCAACATGCTTTTTCTGCTTTACTTTCATTTGGAATCTATTCTATACATTTGAGAAAGTATAAGGGAAAAATTGAATCTATGGCTGGTTTATTTCAACTTCAATATAGTGGTATTTGGCGCGAATTAAACATTCAGGAGTGACGAGTTCAAGTGTTATGAAATCCTTTGTTTTTAGGTACTTGATCCAGTGCCTCCTGTTTTAATAGTGTTTGAACACCACGATGCTTTAGTAAGATATATGCATAAGAGCACTATAACACTATTATCGACATCTAATTTTTCTACTTAAGTTTATTGCGGAGGCCAAAGTATATCGGTGAAAAAACTCAcatcaaataaattatattacGTTGTGAGAGTTTCTTCATTATAAATTAGCCTCCAGTTTCTTGTACTTTCATTCAGAAGCAACATAACGCAGCAAATCGGCTAATACTAACTGAGTCCTTTTGATTATATTAATGTGCTGCCAACGTTTTCGATTCCATTTTCGTGCGCTTGAAGAGTCTTTAAAGTATGAAAAGAAATCCTTGTACAAGTAACTTACTGATCTGGAACGTGGCTGAATTTAAGTCGTCTGACATGCTTGATTAATGAACCGACAGTATGATTTGTTGTACCGCTTTGCATATCTCAATCAGGTGAGCTCACAAGTcaggaaaataaaagaaggatCGTACGTTGCAACTTTTCGGATGAATACTCCTTTAAGACCAAAGTTGAAAGAAATGGGGGCTAGGCGATTTCGGGCAGCATTCATCAGAATGGTTTGTGAAGAaacaatataaataaatttctttgttccCTGTTTCGCGTATGCTTTTCCCAGCTGCTTTCGTTACTTTGCAGAACTTGGTATTACACTTGGTTAGCAATGCCTGATAGTAACCCGCGGTTAGGCTAAATAATGGATTTGAGTTTCTGTTTCCAGACCGTACACTTTTAATGTCCgacttgattttttttttttttttgaatctgAAGTGAAACAACTTCTCCAGAAAGTTGTTCGATTCCCGATAGTTTCGCAACTACAGCTATAGGATTTTATGGAACTAGCCAATATATCTCTCTAATTATAAGGATTCGCAAAATATATCTACTGGGTcctaaaaaaagaataattgGGGTGGATTTTCGCTTTTGAAAGGATAATATTGACAAAACTAGCTTTTCATCAACCCgaaaaaatactatttGCCGACTAAATTATACTGTCAAGGAAACTGGATAACTGCCTTTCAAACATGATTCAAATAGTTCTATTTACTGGGAAAACCGGAGCTGTAGAATTCTATTAAGGGAAATCGAGGTTTGTTAATGTTGCAAGGAGCACATGGGCGTCATGTTGCTGTTGCAATTTCAAACTGTAATATGTACTCCCATATTAACAGGgaaaaaatacatttaaGGGAACCATTAAAACccccttttttttgtagacACTGCAGTAGGAGTTGTTTTACGCTCAAAACCTGTGTTTGTATTCTATAACTATTACTGAGGATACGAAGACTTAACAaggaaattgtttttactttgGAGAGCGTATACTCAACAAACCACTGGTTACATGGCTaatatttagtaaaaaaaaataacatttAATGAAGATCCCTTATAAAGAGCCTAAGTTATTTCGTAATGGAGATGGAAATTCATTTGCACCATGCTTAGAATTTTGCGAAGTATCGATTTGCCGTTCTACGACGGCGGTAAAAGGTGGTATCGAGGAATGGCATATTTAgtttaaaagtaattacGATTCCGTTTAATGTCTCTTACAGTAATTTCATACAATTGTGTTAAACCATTCTTCTCCACCAAATTAAGCATCGATTTATTAACTATTGGATTGATATGCCATGTGCTTTTTGACTGCCTATAGCATTCGAAACGAGAATTGCATAAAGAAGAATAGCATCGAATGAAAAATAGCTAATTAAATGCTATTAAACTcaaattgaaaagcaaataaaaattgcCATGCATTGACTGTATTGttgctaaaaaaaaaaaaacaactaaTCTAAGGGAAAGCTATACCACCGAGCTGTTTAAACTGGTGCGCTGCAGCAAGTTTTCTATTTTAGTATACGGCGAGAAATTGATAGTTGAATGTTCTGGACAACCGACGTTCACAGGacataaaacaaaaatgtaGGGCTGCTAGTCGTTTCCCAATCTTATTCCAtcaaaacaacaaaataTGTATTCCACAGGTtgcattgatttttttcggTAAATCCTTTACTAAAATGGAATGACTTTcggtaaaataaaatagggTACCGGGAAATGATATGTTATCTTAACATTTTGAATGAGACCGACTAACaggaatattttttaattttgtcaGAATCGAGAAATTTAGGCAGAAATAAAAGCACGATATTTGACTTTTTCATGATTGATTCAAAATACAAGACTTTTTCTCCGAGATAAGAGATAAAGCATTTGGGTCATTAAGATGAAGTGGTAAAAGCCATAAGGAAAATGgtttttggttttaattATAGCATATTTAGACAAACGGCCTTCGGGTATTCTAGCACCACTGcctctttttttgctaacaGGAAAAATTAGCTTAAATCTAAAAACCTTAAGCTGTTTGCCCACATTTATCCTGAAATCGTGCTGAAACAAATGGTATTTATTTGGATTAAGTTCAACACTTTACAGAAGCGCAATCCTAAAAATGGTGGAATAGATAGACTGTCTTGGATGGGTTAACGAGGTCAGTTCGTCGAAGGGTTCGCTAAAGCGTAGATTAAGAAGTTAATTCGGTAGTATGCTATCGCTACGGTACAGAACTGAATTTAAGGTCAGCCAGAGTTGCATGTATCCCGTGCTAGCcgaaaaaaagtaatccGTACTTAACATTCGAAAATTTCGTTAGTCATTTTGTCTTGAAGCTGGGAGTATTCTGCACATTCCATTTAATATGGGGGGTTTTGGTTTGAAGCTCGGTTCTACCGATGTTTAGACGGGCCGATAATgcgaagaaaaaataatgatgTTTTCCGTTAAAACTGTTTTCAGatatcaacaaaaaaaatgttttctgacagaaaacaaagaatctGTTAAGAGATAAAGCCATACTTTTGGTAGACCATGTAAGACGGGGTATGTAATACGGGGTAGTACGAATAGATGTAAGACAAAGCTGTGCATAATTCGATTTGTCGCTTACACGGGTATATATGGACAAACATCATATAGTGcacaaaataaacaaatgtgTGTTTTCTTATACAT
This region of Schizosaccharomyces pombe strain 972h- genome assembly, chromosome: II genomic DNA includes:
- the rps1801 gene encoding 40S ribosomal protein uS13, translating into MSLVVPDNFQHILRLLNTNVDGKVKVMFAMTQIKGVGRRYANIVCKKADIDMSKRAGELTTEELERIVTIIQNPSQFKIPSWFLNRQKDINDGKSFQLLANNVDSKLREDLERLKKIQTHRGLRHALDLRVRGQHTKTTGRRGKTVGVSKKK